A region of the Methanobrevibacter ruminantium M1 genome:
ATGAAAATGAGTCTGTAATTGAGATTAATAGCGATTATTTTAAAGTATATGCTCATAAAAATGAATTATTTAATGAGCATATCTCTAAAACTTTAAACATTTTTAAAACAATTAAATCAGAGAATATTTTAATCAATTTCTATGATTGGTTTAAAGATCAGGGGTATATTCATTTAACTTTTGAGGAGTTTAATTTTTTAATTGAGGAATGTGTCAGATTTCATGATGTGGGGAAGTTATCATTTAATTTTCAGTTAAAAAGATTAAATAAAAACAACCCTGCTAAAAAGAAGGAACAAATTAATGTTTTAAAAAAATTTGGATTAGATTCTATTTTGAATCAATTTGAAGGAAATCACTCCTTGTCTGGTGCATTATCTTTTTTATCAAAATATTATGATGTTTTACCAAAAAATGAATTATTTTTTCTTATTTTAGCTTATGTTATTATAGGACACCATACAAATTTAAAAGACATTGTAAGTCAGGATGATTTTTTTTATAAGGAATTTGAAGAAAATCAAGCTCTTAGCACTACTTTAAAATTTTTTGCATTGTTTTTTGGTTTAAATCAATCCACAATTAATCAGAAGTTTTTTCAAGAAATTAATGATATAGGATTTGATTTTTTAGAGAATACTATAAATCATTATGATTCTTCCTTTTCATTTTTTTATTCATACATTTATTCTTTATTAATTAGTGCAGATTCACTAGCCACTAGTGAATATAAAAACTCTACAGACCAAATTGATTATTCAAAATTTAATCATAGAATATCAGATAAGTTATTTGCCCATATGTATAAATCATTTTATAATGTTAAACATAATAGAAATCTTTTAAATGAGACATTTAATTTAAATGATATATGCCCGGAGGATATTAATGTTTTAAGGAAAGCGATGCTTTTAGAATCATCAGAAACTTTAAATAATGCTTTAATGGATGATGATAAAAAAATATTTTTCTTAAATATGCCTACTGGAGGAGGCAAAACAAATACTTCTATGAAATTAGCTTTAGATATGGTAAAAAATACTGATGCTAATCGTATTATTTATGCAATGCCTTTTATTAACATTATTGAGCAAAATTTTGATGTAATTTGTAAATCCTTTGGTTTAAATGAAGAAGAGGGGAATATACGTCAAATATATTCCGCATCTGAGACTATTTTTAATAAAAGTGATGAAGAGACATTAGAAATAATTTTATCTGATGATTTTTTTAATTATCCGGTTATTTGCACTACTTTTGTTAGTTTATTTAATCCTATAATAAAAAATAATAAAAAATATAAATATCGTTTAAATGCGTTATCTAATTCAGTAATTATTCTTGATGAAATTCAATCTTTACCTTTGAGGAATTGGGTGAGTTTATATTTTATCATTAATGAGTTATCTGAAAAATATAATATTTATTTTTTAATTATGAGTGCAACTTTACCTAGTTTTGATAAGTTAAAATTAGAAAATATTAGGGATGATGATAATTTTTTAAACTATAATAATGTTTCATTAATTAACAATCCTGAAAAGTATTTTAATCATGATTTGTTCTCAAGAACTAATATTAATGGAGGAATTAAAAAACTTGGAATAAATGATGATTGTAGTATAGATTACTTTTTAGAAATTATTAGAGAAAATTTTAGTCAAGATTATAATAAAGGACTTATCGTCTTGAATACAATTAAATCATCTAGATTGATTTATGATAAATTAAAAGACTTTTCTCAGGAATATAATTTTGATATTGACTTATTAAATTCAAGTATTTTGCCTAATAGGCGAAAAAATATTATTCATAAAATCAATCAGGAAGATTTATCAAATTATATTTTAATTAGTACCCAAAGTATTGAAGCTGGAGTGGATGTAAGTTTTGATTTTGTAATTAGGGATTTTTCGATTTTAGATTCAATAGAACAAGTTCGAGGTAGATGCAATAGGAGTAGGGAATTAAATGATAAGTTTCATGATTCTAATATTAAAGGTAATGTTTATTTAATTAATTTGGAGGATGATAATAGTAATCTTTATAAATATATTTATAAAGATGTGGAACTTAAAACAAGAATTAAAGAAACAATTAATCTTTTTAATGAAGGTTTTGAGTTAAATGATGATTTAAATTATCAATATAGTAACATATTAACTTATTATGATAATGTTTCTTTAGATATAAATGATGTGCATGATTCTATGGATCAATCATTCTTGCGTAATGATAGAAGAAATATCGTGTTTTGGAATAAAATGAAGTATTCTAAAATTCAAAAAAAGAAAGGCATTCATATTATATTAAATGATTTAAAGCAATATTCTATATTTATTCCATTAGATATTAAAATTTATGATGATTCTTTAAATTTGGATAAAACAATAGAGGATATGGATTTGAATGAGTTAAGAGAGATTTATGACGAATTTGGGAAACATTTTATTTTTTCATTGAATGAGATTTTATTTATGAAAGAAAATAGTGATTTTTTAATAGAAGGAGATTATGTTATAGGGGAGGAGGTATTAAACCATTTTCAAACTATGGTTGCTAGAGTAAAAGATGATTATAATCAAAAATTATTAGTTGAAAAGGTATTTTCATCTATTTTAAGCAATTTTATTATGAATATTTCTTTTAATAATTCCGATCTTGAGGAACAAATTAAAGAATTAGATAAAGAAAGTTATTTCTATATTTTAGAGAAGAATATGATTGGTGATTCTGAGGAGCATTTCTATTCTGAAGAATATGGTTTTAATTTTAAACCTACTATAACAAATATATTATGAGTGACTATATGAAATCAATCAATGGAACCCAAATAAACTACTATTTCATATGTAAAACCAAGCTTTGGCTATTTTCACACAATATCCAAATGGAACAGGAATCAGATAATGTTTCTTTAGGTAAACAACTCCATGAAACATCATATAAAAAAGAAAAAGAGTTTTTAATAGACAATCTAATAAATGTAGACTTTATTAAAAACAAAGACCCAATTGAAATTCATGAGGTTAAAAAGACCCAATCTATGGAAATATCTCATGAATATCAATTACTATATTATATGTACTATCTAAAGAAAGAAAAAGACATCAGCAATACAGTGGGCTATTTAAATTATCAGAACATCAGAAAACAAATTGAAATAGAACTTACTGAAGAAAAAGAAGAAGAACTGGAAACAGTTCTTAATGATATTAAAAGTATTGTCGATTCAGATGTTCCAAGTCCTAAAAAGTCACGAATTTGTCGAAAATGTGCTTATTTTGAATTTTGTTTTGCTTAAATTTATTGTATTTTTATTATTTTTAATTTATTTATTTTTTATTTTAAAGGGGGAAAATAAATGTCTAAAAAGAATTATTACTTATTATCAGAAGGTATTCTAAAAAGAAAAGAAAACACCATATACTTTGTAAATGAAAAAGGTTCAAAACCACTTCCAATAAACAAGATATACTCTATGTATGCCTATGGCCAAATAACTATTTCTTCACAAGTGATTAGTCTGTTTGCAAAAGAAGGAATTCCAATCCATTTCTTTAACTATTATGGCTACTACAATGGCAGCTTTTATCCAAGAGAATCACTGTTATCAGGCGATTTATTAATCAAGCAAGCAGAGCACAATATTGATTTTTCAAAAAGATTAAAATTAGCCAAGCTTTTTGTTGAAGGTGCGGCTAAAAACATCTTAAAAGTGCTTGCATATTATAAAATTGAAAACAATATTAAAAACACCTTAACAGAATTGAATGAATCTTCAAAAATTACAGAAGTTATGAATGTAGAAGGTCGAATCCGTGCAGAGTATTATCAGTATTTTGATGACATACTTCCAGATGAGTTTAAAATGGAAGGTAGATCAAGACAGCCCCCTACAAATATGATAAATTCGTTAATTAGCTTTGGAAATTCTATGATGTATGCTAGCGTAATTACTGAGCTGTACAATACTCAATTAAACCCTACTATCTCTTATCTTCATGAGCCCGCTGAGAGAAGATTTTCACTCGCTCTTGATTTAAGTGAAATATTTAAGCCAATTATTGTAGATAGAGTTATTTTTTATTTAGTCAATAAGAAAATGATAACTGAAAAGGACTTTAATCAAGATCTTAACTGCTGTCTTTTAAATGATAAGGGAAGAGCCACTTTTGTTAAGGAATATAATAAAAGACTTGAGACTACCATCAAACATAAAGATTTAGGCAGAAAAGTTTCTTATCAAAGGTTAATCAGACTAGAAGCTTATAAACTTAAAAAACATGTTTTTGGTATGAAAGAGTATGATCCATTTGTTATTTGGTGGTAAGTATGTATGTTATAATAGTTTATGACATTAAAGTAGAAAGAGTAAATAAGGTAAAAAGTTTCCTTAGACAACATCTTTTTTGGATACAAAATTCAGTATTTGAAGGAGAATTGACAAATAGTGAATATAAAGCAGTAACTGATGGTTTATTGAATATTATTGAAGAAGATGAAGATTCTGTTATTATTTATCAATTAATGATGGAAGAATCTTTAACAAGAAATGTTTTAGGGGTTGAAAAGGCATCAGTGGATGATGTTATTTTGTAATTTTAATCCCAAAATGGTCTGATTTTAACATCAATATCTGAATCAATATTGATATTATTCTTGAAATTTCAATCCCAAAATGGTCTGATTTTAACGCTCCAAACTTATCAGCATTTTCAGATTTATAATAAATTTCAATCCCAAAATGGTCTGATTTTAACTCATCATTTCCATCTACGATTGGTTCGTTAAAAAATTTCAATCCCAAAATGGTCTGATTTTAACTTACGAGAGTAACATTCTTCTGAAGCACAGTTGGTAAATTTCAATCCCAAAATGGTCTGATTTTAACAGGTAATAATATGAAATTACCACTACTGTTGGAGTAGATTTCAATCCCAAAATGGTCTGATTTTAACAAAACCATTCTCCAATAATATCTTCTGTGCATATTGATTTCAATCCCAAAATGGTCTGATTTTAACCACACTTTTGACACCATAATGGACTCTTTCTTGATTTCAATCCCAAAATGGTCTGATTTTAACATTCATTCCCCCTTACTAATTCTACAAGTTTAAAAATTTCAATCCCAAAATGGTCTGATTTTAACTAGAGACAGTACAACTCAATATGGATTAAATAGTGAGATTTCAATCCCAAAATGGTCTGATTTTAACAGAATCTACGAGAATTATTCTATCATAACTGGTTATATTTCAATCCCAAAATGGTCTGATTTTAACATTCTGCTGATGGATTAAGTTGCACTTTATCTGCTAAATTTCAATCCCAAAATGGTCTGATTTTAACTAATCCTAACCTTTATCGGTAACTTGATATTGCAAATTTCAATCCCAAAATGGTCTGATTTTAACCCAAAAAAAACATAAAAAAAAGACTCGGTAGTATTTCAATCCCAAAATGGTCTGATTTTAACTCATCTATGTCTGCCCCATATTGTATGATTCCGTTATTTCAATCCCAAAATGGTCTGATTTTAACTCATCTATGTCTGCCCCATATTGTATGATTCCGTTATTTCAATCCCAAAATGGTCTGATTTTAACTATTTGGTAGAGTCAAACCACATCGGACAGTCATCTATTTCAATCCCAAAATGGTCTGATTTTAACACAAAGTAGAATTAAATCTTGGTAACTGGGTAACATTTCAATCCCAAAATGGTCTGATTTTAACGTTTGACTATCACTATCGTGGATGATATTGAGCATATTTCAATCCCAAAATGGTCTGATTTTAACATAAATTATTGTTTAATAAAGAACCTGATAAGTTTAATTTCAATCCCAAAATGGTCTGATTTTAACCTTAGTCCAGTATTGGCACCTATGACTAGTGTTAATTTCAATCCCAAAATGGTCTGATTTTAACGGTGCTGAGTTATATGATGTGGAAATTGATTTTAAATTTCAATCCCAAAATGGTCTGATTTTAACCAGAAAGCGATGTTTGGAGAGTTCTTTGAAGATGCTATTTCAATCCCAAAATGGTCTGATTTTAACTATGTATGTTCCGATGATTAGTATCATTGTGTTGAAATTTCAATCCCAAAATGGTCTGATTTTAACACGGACATATAATTTATGATACAAGCAATGTATACAAATTTCAATCCCAAAATGGTCTGATTTTAACCAGCTTACAAAGAAATAATCGCTGATATCAGTAATAGATTTCAATCCCAAAATGGTCTGATTTTAACAATGACCTTATGGATAATACTAAAACAGTTAAAAAATTTCAATCCCAAAATGGTCTGATTTTAACTGTGCTAGTTAATGCTAATCCTGCTCCTTCATATATTTCAATCCCAAAATGGTCTGATTTTAACTAGAACCTTTCAAGGAAGACATAGTCTGCTATTGTAATTTCAATCCCAAAATGGTCTGATTTTAACCTTGCAGAACTGGACTTGCTCCTAGAATACAATTAATTTCAATCCCAAAATGGTCTGATTTTAACATACATATCAAAGACCCTCATATCCGAAACAATGTAATTTCAATCCCAAAATGGTCTGATTTTAACTCTTCGATTTCGTGGAATAATTGTGTGAAATCGAATTTCAATCCCAAAATGGTCTGATTTTAACATGTCACCTTGTCCTTAAGTGGTGTCTTAAGTCCTAATTTCAATCCCAAAATGGTCTGATTTTAACCAGTAGAATTCGATGCACAAAGGACAATGAGTAGATTTCAATCCCAAAATGGTCTGATTTTAACGCTCCAAACTTATCAGCATTTTCAGATTTATAATAAATTTCAATCCCAAAATGGTCTGATTTTAACTCATCATTTCCATCTACGATTGGTTCGTTAAAAAATTTCAATCCCAAAATGGTCTGATTTTAACTTACGAGAGTAACATTCTTCTGAAGCACAGTTGGTAAATTTCAATCCCAAAATGGTCTGATTTTAACGCACTTGGAACTGCCGATGGTGTCGGAAACATCTTATTTCAATCCCAAAATGGTCTGATTTTAACGAAAAGACATCATGTCAACAATTATGAATTGGAAGAATTTCAATCCCAAAATGGTCTGATTTTAACTTGATGATTTTATACATTCTTTTAGTTTAGAACGTATTTCAATCCCAAAATGGTCTGATTTTAACCCAGAGTTGATAAAAAATGTACAAAACAGTTATTAAATTTCAATCCCAAAATGGTCTGATTTTAACGCGAGGAGTGCCTAAATTCACATTCAAGCAATACTAATTTCAATCCCAAAATGGTCTGATTTTAACGACAATGAAATTAAGAAATTAAAATCATTATTGGATATTTCAATCCCAAAATGGTCTGATTTTAACCCTTACCATCGCTTCAGATTAGCAGAAACTACTGAATTTCAATCCCAAAATGGTCTGATTTTAACTCCAAGGTTGGCTACTTCAATGATACTGACTCTTTGATTTCAATCCCAAAATGGTCTGATTTTAACTTTACGTTGTCCTGTACCGCTTTCATCATCAACCATATTTCAATCCCAAAATGGTCTGATTTTAACTCGCAATAACACCGAAATTATCTAATACGAATTCATATTTCAATCCCAAAATGGTCTGATTTTAACTGCAGAAGCCCAGTTCCAAATCTTCAACTTGGACAAATTTCAATCCCAAAATGGTCTGATTTTAACTTGTAAATTTATAGGGAATAAGACTACTGAAGAAAGATTTCAATCCCAAAATGGTCTGATTTTAACCTTTAGTAAATGGGGGGGGCAAACTTTTAGTAAAATATTCAATCCCCAAAATGGGTCTGATTTTAACCTGTGTGTATAGTTGAAGTTGCAATTGTTGATATATTTCAATCCCAAAATGGTCTGATTTTAACGTGCAAGTCCTCCAATAGATTATTTCCTCCCCTATATTTCAATCCCAAAATGGTCTGATTTTAACCCATATTCTCTCACCCAAATATAAGAATAGGATTTTGATTTCAATCCCAAAATGGTCTGATTTTAACTCCTCTGGAGCATAATAATTGAATCCTAATTTTAAATTTCAATCCCAAAATGGTCTGATTTTAACAATTCAAATCCAACGATGTAATTTCCATCGCTTACATTTCAATCCCAAAATGGTCTGATTTTAACTATTTAGGATTGAAGAAATTGTTAATGATTGTATTGAATTTCAATCCCAAAATGGTCTGATTTTAACTGAAACAAGTTCAAGCCAAGTATAACACCTTTTCAAGATTTCAATCCCAAAATGGTCTGATTTTAACAAATTTATTGATATCTTATTTTTATGCCTTTTTTTAATTTCAATCCCAAAATGGTCTGATTTTAACTGTTCAGTCTCTACAATTAAGTCCTCTAGGTTTATATTTCAATCCCAAAATGGTCTGATTTTAACCCGAACCTTACTTTGAAGATGAGGAAACCTTTGAAGATAATTTCAATCCCAAAATGGTCTGATTTTAACAAACAAGAAAACACTGCAACTAGTAATATTTTCTATATTTCAATCCCAAAATGGTCTGATTTTAACTATGTTGATGCGAAATACCCTAACAGCTTCAGGATTTCAATCCCAAAATGGTCTGATTTTAACAGGCGAGAATTTTCGCCTAAATACCCCTTTTACACATTAATATTTGTCCATTTTTTAATTTAAAATTTTCGAATGGTAAAAAAGAATTTATTTAAAACAATCAACAT
Encoded here:
- the cas4 gene encoding CRISPR-associated protein Cas4: MKSINGTQINYYFICKTKLWLFSHNIQMEQESDNVSLGKQLHETSYKKEKEFLIDNLINVDFIKNKDPIEIHEVKKTQSMEISHEYQLLYYMYYLKKEKDISNTVGYLNYQNIRKQIEIELTEEKEEELETVLNDIKSIVDSDVPSPKKSRICRKCAYFEFCFA
- the cas1b gene encoding type I-B CRISPR-associated endonuclease Cas1b produces the protein MSKKNYYLLSEGILKRKENTIYFVNEKGSKPLPINKIYSMYAYGQITISSQVISLFAKEGIPIHFFNYYGYYNGSFYPRESLLSGDLLIKQAEHNIDFSKRLKLAKLFVEGAAKNILKVLAYYKIENNIKNTLTELNESSKITEVMNVEGRIRAEYYQYFDDILPDEFKMEGRSRQPPTNMINSLISFGNSMMYASVITELYNTQLNPTISYLHEPAERRFSLALDLSEIFKPIIVDRVIFYLVNKKMITEKDFNQDLNCCLLNDKGRATFVKEYNKRLETTIKHKDLGRKVSYQRLIRLEAYKLKKHVFGMKEYDPFVIWW
- a CDS encoding CRISPR-associated helicase/endonuclease Cas3, which encodes MVISHLNFNENESVIEINSDYFKVYAHKNELFNEHISKTLNIFKTIKSENILINFYDWFKDQGYIHLTFEEFNFLIEECVRFHDVGKLSFNFQLKRLNKNNPAKKKEQINVLKKFGLDSILNQFEGNHSLSGALSFLSKYYDVLPKNELFFLILAYVIIGHHTNLKDIVSQDDFFYKEFEENQALSTTLKFFALFFGLNQSTINQKFFQEINDIGFDFLENTINHYDSSFSFFYSYIYSLLISADSLATSEYKNSTDQIDYSKFNHRISDKLFAHMYKSFYNVKHNRNLLNETFNLNDICPEDINVLRKAMLLESSETLNNALMDDDKKIFFLNMPTGGGKTNTSMKLALDMVKNTDANRIIYAMPFINIIEQNFDVICKSFGLNEEEGNIRQIYSASETIFNKSDEETLEIILSDDFFNYPVICTTFVSLFNPIIKNNKKYKYRLNALSNSVIILDEIQSLPLRNWVSLYFIINELSEKYNIYFLIMSATLPSFDKLKLENIRDDDNFLNYNNVSLINNPEKYFNHDLFSRTNINGGIKKLGINDDCSIDYFLEIIRENFSQDYNKGLIVLNTIKSSRLIYDKLKDFSQEYNFDIDLLNSSILPNRRKNIIHKINQEDLSNYILISTQSIEAGVDVSFDFVIRDFSILDSIEQVRGRCNRSRELNDKFHDSNIKGNVYLINLEDDNSNLYKYIYKDVELKTRIKETINLFNEGFELNDDLNYQYSNILTYYDNVSLDINDVHDSMDQSFLRNDRRNIVFWNKMKYSKIQKKKGIHIILNDLKQYSIFIPLDIKIYDDSLNLDKTIEDMDLNELREIYDEFGKHFIFSLNEILFMKENSDFLIEGDYVIGEEVLNHFQTMVARVKDDYNQKLLVEKVFSSILSNFIMNISFNNSDLEEQIKELDKESYFYILEKNMIGDSEEHFYSEEYGFNFKPTITNIL